ACAGAGAAGAGGATGCGGAGTTCAGGGTCTCCGGTGATGTGATAAAGTTTGACGGTTTTATCAGGGTCTATACGGAAAGCACCGAGGAGAACGGCAAGGAGGAAGAGGAAACCCTGCCGTCTCTTTCAATGGGTGAGAAACTCCTGTTGAAGGATATAGAGGCCAACCAGCACTTCACACAGCCCCCTCCGAGATATACCGAGGCATCCCTTGTGAAGGCCCTCGAGGAAAAGGGGATAGGGAGACCGAGCACGTATGCTGCGATTCTTTCCACCATCCAGGAAAGGAAGTATGCAATGAAGGAGGATGGCAAATTAAGACCAACTGAACTGGGGAGCCTTGTAAATGACCTTCTTGTCGATCGGTTTCCTGAACTGATGGATATCGGGTTTACTGCAAAGCTGGAGGATGAGCTTGACAGGATAGAGCTTGGGAAACTCAAGTGGGTTAAGGTGGTCAAGCATTTCTATACACCGTTTAACAAGGAGCTTACAGAGGCGATGGACACACTCGGCAGGATAAAGCCCCAGGACGAGCCCACTGACCAGGTCTGTGAACTCTGCGGGCAGCCCATGGTTAAGAGGTGGGGAAGGCACGGCAGATTCCTTGCCTGTACCGGGTTCCCGGAGTGTAAGAACGCAAAGCCCATAGAGGATGATGACGCCGCAGTGAAGCAGCCCCCTGCAAAGACCGATATCAGGTGCCCTGAGTGTAGCGCCGAGATGGTGGTAAAACAGGGCCGGTTCGGGCGGTTTCTTGCCTGTTCGAAATACCCGGACTGCAAGGGGACAAGTCCGATCAGCACAGGGGTGAAGTGTCCTCTCGACGGTGGTGATATAGTTGAAAAGAGGAGCAAGAAAGGGAGGATCTTTTACAGTTGCAGTAACTGGCCCGACTGTAAGTTCGCAACATGGTATAAGCCGATACCGCAGAAGTGTCCTGAATGCTCTTCCGGGTACCTTCTTGAAAAGAGGGACAGGGCGGGAAAGACCACGGTCTTCTGTCCGGATAAAAACTGTAAATATAAAAAGGTCGAGGAAGAGAAGAACCTGGTGACGGATAACTGACACCGATGGATTATAATAAGAGGAAGTATCCCCATCCCTTATGAAGACCCCCCGTAATATCTATCTCATAGACGGAAATTCCTATGTCTATCGTGCCTACCATGCCATAAAGGACCTCACCAACTCAAGGGGCTTTCCGACAAACGCAGTATACGGTTTTACAAATATGATCATGAAGCTGCTGAAGGAGAAGCGCCCCGATGCGGTTGTAGTGGCCTTCGATTCCCCTGCGCCTACGGAAAGACATCTTGTTTACGAGGAATACAAGGCACAGAGACCGGAGATGCCGGGTGACCTCGTCATGCAGATCCCTTATATCAGGAAGGTCGTGAATGCCCTCAGGCTGAAGACTTACGAGATAGCGGGCCAAGAGGCGGACGACATACTGGCAACCCTTGCGCTCAGGGCATCCTCGGAGGGTATCGATGTCTTTATCGTGACGGGAGACAAGGATATGTTGCAGGTGCTTTCCGATAACGTGCGGATTTATGACCCGATGAAGGACAGGGTTTACAGCAGGGAGTACGTCCTGAAGAGGTTCGGGCTCCCCCCTGAGAGGATTCCTGAGCTTATGGCGCTTACCGGAGATCCGACAGACAATATCCCGGGGGTGAGGGGTATTGGTGAAAAGACGGCCTGCGAGATCCTGAAGGATACCTCTTTAATGGATATACTCGATAACCCCGAAGTGGTGAAGAAGGAACGGCTGCGGAGGATGATTGCCGGGAACCTGAATGACGTCCGCCTCAGTCTCTCCCTTGCAACAGTGGAGAAGGAGGTGCCCCTGGAGTTCGACCCCCGGGAGTGTGTCCTGCGGGAGCCGGATTATGATGAACTCCTTCGGCTTTTCAGGGAACTTGAATTCGGGAGCCTTCTGAGGATGATACCTGCAAAGGGTGTGAGCACCGGATGCAGGGTTGTCACACGGCAGGAAGAACTCGGCGGTCTGCTCAATGGAATAAAGGACAGGGTGTTTATAAAAACGGTTTCAGATACCGGGGATGCAGACGGGCCGGGGGTAACAGGGGTAGCCCTCTTATATGACCACAGTCCCCTTTACGTACCTGTTCAACACCGTTATATCGGTGCAGGGGACCAGTTAGGCGGGGATGTGCTCCTTTCTTCCCTTGTCCCTGTTCTCACAGACAGCGGGGTTTCCAAGATCGGACACGACCTCAAGAGGGACCTGAGGAAGTTTCTCTTCAACGGGATAGCTGTATCCGGTGAGCTGAGGGATGCCATGATAGCCTCGTATCTCCTTAACCCCAATAAACAGATCCACTCACTTGAGGAGATGTCTCTTGAGTACCTGTCTCTGCGCAAGGAGGGCCTGAAGGAATTTCTCGGCAGGAGGCGGACGCTATCGGAGTGCACCATAGAGGAGACCTCGGAGTTTTTCTGCGGGGAACTGATGCTGATAGAGGACATGGAGAAACTGCTTTTCAGGC
The DNA window shown above is from bacterium BMS3Abin08 and carries:
- the topA gene encoding DNA topoisomerase 1 — its product is MRLVVEREREIEAVESVEYWSIKGFFEGKVPPSFHARLFKYKDQHVINREKKKFLLKDGKSADAVLRELRKREFLLKGVEKKERKRNPSPPFITSTLQQEASRKLRFSPKKTMVIAQQLYEGVELGEEGSAGLITYMRTDSVRVSDEAREGATEYIHGQYGEEYVRKGKLGRKKAKGKIQDAHEAVRPTYLDKPPQRIKGFLSRDQHALYRLIWQRFIASQMAPAKIEQTTFIIVDREEDAEFRVSGDVIKFDGFIRVYTESTEENGKEEEETLPSLSMGEKLLLKDIEANQHFTQPPPRYTEASLVKALEEKGIGRPSTYAAILSTIQERKYAMKEDGKLRPTELGSLVNDLLVDRFPELMDIGFTAKLEDELDRIELGKLKWVKVVKHFYTPFNKELTEAMDTLGRIKPQDEPTDQVCELCGQPMVKRWGRHGRFLACTGFPECKNAKPIEDDDAAVKQPPAKTDIRCPECSAEMVVKQGRFGRFLACSKYPDCKGTSPISTGVKCPLDGGDIVEKRSKKGRIFYSCSNWPDCKFATWYKPIPQKCPECSSGYLLEKRDRAGKTTVFCPDKNCKYKKVEEEKNLVTDN